One segment of Nostoc flagelliforme CCNUN1 DNA contains the following:
- a CDS encoding ParE family toxin-like protein, with protein sequence MKSLTTPDFWHSYSALSSEVKEQARKTYRLWINNQFHPSLHFKKVGNDLWSVRISGGYRALALKNGEDYYWIWIGSHDEYEALIG encoded by the coding sequence ATGAAATCCTTAACAACCCCTGATTTTTGGCACTCATATTCTGCACTTTCATCTGAAGTTAAAGAGCAAGCAAGAAAGACATATCGTCTTTGGATAAATAATCAATTTCATCCGTCTTTGCATTTCAAAAAAGTAGGAAATGATTTGTGGTCAGTCAGAATTAGTGGTGGATATCGGGCACTAGCACTTAAGAACGGCGAGGATTATTACTGGATCTGGATTGGGTCACATGATGAGTACGAGGCGCTGATTGGATAA
- the cbiE gene encoding precorrin-6y C5,15-methyltransferase (decarboxylating) subunit CbiE translates to MTQKWLSIVGIGEDGLQGLSAIARSLLDKAKVIVGGDRHLAMLPTDDQREKLVWTSPISTSVDEIIQRRDESICVLASGDPMCYGIGVTLMRRIPVSEMTIIPAPSAFSLACARVGWSLTEVETLSLNGRPSSLLQSYIYPKARLLILSEGKDTPAIVAGILTNRGYGGSKITVLERMGGTHERILEGTAASWSETEVAALNAIAVYCIADPGVIPLPRLPGLPDNAYHHDGQLTKREVRAITLAALAPTPGELLWDVGAGCGSISIEWMRSNARCRAIAIEQNASRLLYIADNAATLGTPNLQIIEGKAPHALKDLPAPDAIFIGGGVTATGLFDVCWEALRPGGRLVANVVTVEGEQTLFQWHERVGGDLTRIAIQRAEPIGKFLGWRGMAGVTQWVVVK, encoded by the coding sequence ATGACACAGAAATGGCTTTCTATCGTCGGCATTGGCGAAGATGGGTTACAGGGGTTAAGCGCGATCGCTCGTTCTTTACTCGATAAAGCTAAAGTAATTGTAGGAGGCGATCGCCATTTAGCAATGCTCCCTACAGATGACCAACGTGAGAAACTAGTTTGGACATCTCCCATTAGCACTTCAGTTGATGAAATCATCCAGCGTCGGGATGAGTCAATTTGCGTACTTGCAAGCGGCGATCCTATGTGTTACGGCATTGGTGTCACCTTGATGCGGCGAATTCCGGTCTCTGAAATGACGATTATCCCCGCACCTTCAGCCTTCAGCCTCGCCTGTGCCAGAGTGGGATGGTCTTTAACTGAGGTGGAAACCTTGAGTTTGAATGGTCGTCCATCCTCTCTACTCCAGTCTTACATTTATCCAAAAGCGCGGTTGTTGATTTTGAGTGAAGGGAAGGACACACCCGCCATTGTTGCCGGAATTTTGACAAATCGCGGCTATGGTGGCAGCAAAATTACCGTATTGGAGCGCATGGGCGGCACTCATGAAAGAATTCTGGAAGGTACGGCTGCATCCTGGAGTGAAACTGAAGTTGCTGCTTTGAATGCGATCGCAGTTTATTGTATTGCTGATCCTGGGGTTATCCCATTACCAAGATTACCAGGATTACCAGATAACGCCTACCACCACGATGGACAGTTAACGAAGCGTGAAGTTAGGGCAATTACTCTAGCAGCTTTGGCACCGACACCGGGAGAATTATTGTGGGATGTTGGCGCGGGTTGCGGTTCAATTTCTATCGAATGGATGCGGAGTAATGCTCGGTGTCGAGCGATCGCGATCGAACAAAATGCTTCTAGACTACTATATATTGCCGATAATGCCGCTACTCTTGGTACTCCAAATCTGCAAATCATTGAAGGTAAAGCGCCCCATGCCCTGAAAGACTTACCTGCACCAGATGCCATTTTTATTGGTGGTGGAGTAACAGCAACGGGACTTTTTGATGTTTGCTGGGAAGCACTGCGGCCGGGTGGGCGTTTGGTGGCAAATGTGGTGACGGTAGAGGGTGAGCAAACTTTGTTTCAATGGCATGAACGAGTCGGTGGTGATTTAACTCGTATTGCCATTCAACGGGCGGAACCTATTGGTAAATTTTTGGGCTGGCGAGGAATGGCAGGTGTGACGCAATGGGTAGTTGTCAAATAA
- a CDS encoding DUF7219 family protein: MDEHNLDDKNKFLYPRSRYYGQVKPENLVFNANLQEFAQKVGYITGLETSGKLDPEDAYKQIKALWQQLKRSKKALFIGEEPQEKS, from the coding sequence ATGGACGAGCATAATCTTGACGACAAAAATAAATTTCTTTACCCTCGTAGTCGCTATTACGGTCAAGTTAAGCCAGAGAATTTAGTATTTAATGCCAACCTTCAAGAATTTGCTCAAAAAGTTGGCTACATTACCGGTTTAGAAACATCTGGAAAGCTTGATCCAGAAGATGCTTACAAACAGATTAAAGCACTTTGGCAACAGTTGAAACGTAGTAAAAAAGCATTGTTCATTGGTGAGGAACCACAAGAAAAATCTTGA
- a CDS encoding alpha-2-macroglobulin family protein — MLGMAGCNFFGINSGKEQLPTVSALTPPKLPDWIEQISPIGNAKSLNQIRIRFKEALIPVENLDSSEQQKILEKFALWPPLPGQFRFLTPRMVGFQAEKALPIATRFQVTLKTGLADLKNHRLDKDLPWTFNTESINLTNLPGVNPIEKANIEPIDLQQKLQFTSNVELDLASVQEHLQLIPEGKNKGVGFKVELNKEEKALKNEEDPLEKFDPSARNWIYNLVPQQNLEKATPYRLVFSPGIRPAYGNLPTEKEFASKLATYSPLAFQKINFYGQPDAGGTFGRFIKGSPQLEFNNVLLPDSAKENITINPAPKEISRIIQINDEDKVVGINPYALEPAKTYTITIGVNLKDKFGQTLGKPITLKYDTGDLAGDIWVPSDLNIFPTGKDLQLNISTGNLPESKYKAAYRVVKPTDLVYFNNGSDLLPEPSDWQSFKVSGKKNQSVDIAVPLREKISAATGMLAYGVKARTNKYQENGKELWREPTTYGMVELTNLGVFTQWFPESGLIRVNHLTDGSPVQAAAVEIYQSKLQAKSRPEPVPCATGKTDENGTFTIIREGLQQCYSGNESYSKSPQLLIIARENQDWAFARVEEYSGVYGYGIDAGWQVGKPESRGVIFSDRQLYQPGEKAWLTGFAGFLQNGAIQQDKNAVYQLTLVNPDGQKTNLGTQTTNEFGTFSLELPIKNTQRLGYYTIQAKGKNGQEISGEFRVAEFKPPNFKVELNLDKEFALIDDKVNINATSNYLFGAPVEGGEAKYFITRQQANFVPKGWDEFTFGRQWLWPEETPTISSDVLQTNAQLDANGKSSQAVNVANDLPYPMTYQVDVQVADASNLSVANSKTFTALPSNRLIGLKSNFIADAGKAFPIEVIVTDPTGKPITGQRVRLELQQIKYSSVTQLVEGSRTPKNQVEYKTVGQAEITSASIPQSVNLTAPESGSYRIRVNFSDAKDELSATDLQIWAAGENPVFWGSKEKDVLEIQLDKKGFKPGETATVLIQSPYPDAELYFAVIKDKPLYEQITKTQGSAPQIQFKVTPEMLPNAAIEAVLVRQGKPINQVEAGSLDNLVKIGFTPFKVNLEDKYLKLQVKPVQASLEPGAEETVQLELKDNQGNPTKGQFTVMVVNEAVLQLSGYRPPDLVDTVYAEQPISTRFSDNRPDVILQPQDVAKPKGWGYGGGFSTGAANTRTRTDFQALAYYNGSVLTDANGNAQITFKLPDDLTTWRVMAVATDGNLRFGNGDATFITTKPLLTNAILPQFARPGDRILAGLSVTNNTGNTGNLSINGELSGNVKFAEKNPTTTALQTKAESATHAYRFPMVADSVGVGKVRFTTQLNGTAADAFEVPLEIKPIEITEQVVETGVTEKEVKIPLNVDKNTFSNAGGLDIQLASTLIPEIQAPAKQVLEDNDLPFTEPAASQLIIAANLQKLTQKYGQTFLEFNPSQQAKQAIEQLQKLQIADGGFAAFPKQEKSDPWVSSYAGESLVKASQVFPNLVDSAMLSRLKAYLQKVLANPGEYDFCKQQLCKRQLQLNALIALAELGEKRNTSLADIYEQRNNFDLVTQIKLARYLSQFPEWQDESQQLVSKLQQSIYETGRTAVVSLPNSWGWMSSSTTTQAQALRLFIAKQSKPEVIDKLFQTLLALRRNGTWQTNYNNAQVLTALVEYSQLQPTPPNFVATVQLAGNKLGENRFEGYTNPSLQLIVPMNLLPRGRNDLTLQKSGNGTLHYLVAYNYRLQGNQPGRFNGLRITREISQVNKEKVLQKTGLYAFDKPLTLVSGQVFDIGLEIIADHPVDHVVIKDPLPSGFEAVDASFQTTTAALQAKADSWELGFRNIYRDRIIAYADHLEPGVYSLHYLARSVTPGTFSWPGAQVHLQYAPEEFGRTAESTLILEENK; from the coding sequence ATGCTAGGAATGGCAGGGTGTAATTTTTTTGGTATCAACTCAGGTAAAGAACAACTGCCAACAGTATCCGCACTCACCCCGCCTAAACTACCAGACTGGATTGAACAAATTAGTCCCATTGGGAATGCAAAATCTCTTAACCAAATCCGCATCCGTTTTAAAGAAGCTTTAATCCCAGTTGAAAACCTAGACAGTTCAGAACAGCAGAAAATATTAGAAAAATTTGCACTTTGGCCGCCTTTACCCGGTCAATTTCGCTTTTTAACACCGCGCATGGTGGGTTTTCAAGCCGAGAAAGCATTGCCAATAGCGACAAGATTTCAAGTTACCCTCAAAACAGGTTTAGCCGATTTAAAAAATCATCGCTTAGACAAAGATTTACCTTGGACTTTCAACACCGAATCAATAAATCTGACTAATTTACCCGGTGTTAATCCCATTGAGAAAGCTAATATCGAACCAATTGATTTACAACAGAAATTACAGTTTACTTCAAATGTTGAATTGGATTTAGCTTCTGTACAAGAACATTTACAGTTAATTCCTGAAGGAAAAAACAAGGGTGTAGGCTTTAAAGTCGAATTAAACAAAGAAGAAAAAGCATTAAAAAATGAAGAAGACCCTTTAGAAAAATTTGATCCCTCAGCACGCAATTGGATTTATAACCTCGTCCCCCAGCAAAATCTTGAAAAAGCAACCCCTTATCGCCTAGTATTTTCTCCTGGAATCCGCCCTGCTTATGGTAATCTACCTACAGAGAAAGAATTTGCCAGTAAGTTAGCAACTTATTCGCCTTTAGCATTTCAAAAAATTAACTTTTACGGACAGCCAGATGCAGGTGGAACCTTTGGAAGATTTATTAAAGGCAGTCCACAGCTAGAATTTAATAACGTCTTATTGCCAGATTCAGCTAAAGAAAATATTACTATTAATCCAGCACCAAAAGAAATTTCGAGAATTATCCAAATAAATGATGAAGATAAAGTTGTCGGCATCAATCCTTATGCACTAGAACCTGCCAAAACTTATACAATTACTATCGGCGTAAATCTCAAAGATAAGTTTGGGCAAACTTTAGGTAAACCTATCACACTTAAATATGATACTGGAGATTTAGCTGGGGATATCTGGGTGCCATCAGATTTGAATATTTTCCCCACAGGTAAAGATTTACAGCTAAATATTAGTACGGGAAATTTACCAGAATCTAAGTACAAAGCAGCTTATCGAGTAGTTAAACCGACAGATTTAGTTTATTTTAATAATGGTAGTGATTTATTACCAGAACCTTCTGATTGGCAAAGCTTTAAGGTATCGGGTAAAAAAAATCAATCAGTTGATATTGCTGTTCCTCTGCGGGAAAAAATAAGTGCAGCTACGGGAATGTTAGCTTATGGAGTGAAAGCCCGCACTAATAAATATCAGGAGAATGGTAAAGAACTGTGGCGTGAACCTACGACTTATGGCATGGTTGAGTTGACGAATTTGGGCGTATTTACTCAGTGGTTTCCTGAGTCAGGCTTAATTCGCGTCAATCATCTTACAGATGGTTCGCCAGTTCAAGCCGCTGCTGTGGAAATTTATCAATCAAAGTTACAGGCGAAATCTCGCCCTGAACCTGTACCTTGTGCAACAGGTAAAACTGATGAAAATGGAACTTTTACAATTATTCGTGAAGGATTACAGCAATGTTATTCGGGAAATGAAAGTTATAGTAAATCACCACAATTATTAATAATTGCCCGTGAGAATCAAGATTGGGCATTCGCCAGAGTTGAAGAATATAGCGGCGTTTATGGATATGGTATTGATGCAGGCTGGCAAGTTGGTAAACCTGAATCACGCGGGGTAATTTTCTCAGATAGACAGTTGTATCAACCAGGAGAAAAAGCTTGGTTGACTGGTTTTGCTGGCTTCTTGCAAAATGGTGCAATCCAACAAGATAAAAATGCTGTTTACCAATTAACTTTGGTTAATCCTGATGGGCAAAAGACTAATTTAGGTACGCAAACTACAAATGAATTTGGTACATTTTCTCTAGAACTGCCAATCAAAAATACTCAGCGCTTAGGCTATTATACAATCCAAGCTAAAGGTAAGAATGGGCAAGAAATTTCTGGAGAATTTCGGGTAGCTGAGTTTAAGCCACCCAATTTTAAAGTCGAACTCAACTTAGATAAAGAATTCGCTCTCATTGACGACAAAGTTAATATTAATGCTACAAGTAATTATTTATTTGGTGCGCCTGTAGAAGGTGGCGAAGCAAAATACTTTATTACTCGCCAACAGGCTAATTTTGTTCCTAAAGGTTGGGATGAATTTACTTTTGGTAGGCAATGGTTATGGCCAGAGGAAACCCCTACTATATCTAGTGATGTCTTACAAACTAATGCCCAGCTAGATGCTAATGGTAAAAGTAGTCAAGCTGTGAATGTGGCTAATGATTTACCATATCCGATGACTTACCAGGTGGATGTGCAAGTTGCAGATGCTTCTAATCTATCTGTAGCAAATTCCAAAACTTTTACAGCCTTACCGAGTAATCGCCTTATTGGGTTAAAAAGTAATTTCATCGCTGATGCTGGTAAGGCTTTTCCTATTGAAGTGATTGTTACTGATCCTACAGGAAAACCGATAACAGGTCAACGGGTGCGGCTAGAATTACAACAAATTAAATACAGCAGCGTCACGCAATTAGTGGAAGGTAGCCGAACTCCAAAAAATCAAGTTGAATATAAAACAGTTGGACAAGCTGAAATTACATCTGCTAGCATTCCGCAATCGGTAAATTTGACAGCACCGGAATCTGGTTCATACCGGATTAGAGTTAATTTTAGTGATGCCAAAGACGAATTAAGTGCCACAGATTTACAAATTTGGGCAGCTGGGGAAAATCCAGTTTTTTGGGGTTCTAAAGAAAAAGATGTTTTAGAAATTCAGCTAGATAAAAAAGGGTTTAAACCTGGTGAAACTGCTACTGTACTAATTCAATCTCCCTATCCAGACGCAGAATTGTACTTTGCTGTGATTAAAGACAAACCCCTTTATGAGCAAATTACCAAAACTCAGGGAAGCGCACCACAAATTCAGTTTAAAGTCACGCCAGAAATGCTACCAAATGCAGCCATTGAAGCTGTCTTAGTCAGACAAGGTAAACCGATAAACCAAGTAGAAGCGGGAAGTTTGGATAACTTGGTGAAGATTGGTTTTACACCTTTTAAAGTTAACTTAGAAGATAAGTATTTAAAACTGCAAGTTAAACCAGTACAAGCATCATTAGAACCTGGTGCGGAGGAAACGGTACAACTAGAACTGAAGGATAATCAAGGCAATCCCACCAAAGGACAGTTTACAGTCATGGTGGTAAATGAAGCGGTGTTACAACTTTCTGGTTATCGTCCGCCAGATTTGGTAGATACAGTTTATGCAGAACAGCCGATATCTACTCGCTTTAGCGATAATCGTCCAGATGTCATATTACAACCACAAGATGTAGCTAAACCCAAAGGTTGGGGTTATGGCGGTGGTTTCTCTACTGGTGCAGCCAATACTCGCACTCGCACAGATTTTCAAGCCTTAGCTTACTACAATGGTTCTGTTCTTACCGATGCAAATGGTAATGCACAGATAACCTTTAAACTCCCGGATGACTTAACTACATGGCGGGTGATGGCTGTGGCCACCGATGGAAATCTGCGTTTCGGGAATGGAGACGCGACGTTTATCACCACAAAGCCACTGCTAACTAATGCCATCTTGCCACAGTTTGCCCGTCCAGGCGATCGCATCCTTGCTGGTTTATCTGTAACTAACAACACTGGGAATACTGGAAATCTCTCAATTAATGGCGAACTTAGCGGTAACGTGAAGTTTGCTGAGAAAAACCCCACAACTACTGCTTTGCAAACTAAAGCTGAATCCGCAACTCATGCTTATCGCTTTCCAATGGTGGCGGATAGTGTGGGAGTCGGGAAAGTTCGCTTTACCACTCAACTAAATGGTACAGCCGCAGATGCTTTTGAAGTTCCTTTGGAAATTAAGCCAATTGAAATTACAGAACAAGTCGTTGAAACTGGTGTTACTGAAAAAGAGGTGAAGATTCCCCTGAATGTTGATAAAAATACCTTCTCTAATGCGGGAGGTTTAGATATTCAGTTGGCGAGTACTTTAATTCCAGAGATTCAAGCACCAGCAAAGCAGGTTTTAGAAGATAATGATTTGCCGTTTACAGAACCTGCTGCAAGTCAGTTAATAATTGCTGCCAATCTGCAAAAGCTGACACAAAAATATGGTCAGACATTTTTAGAATTTAATCCTAGCCAACAGGCAAAACAAGCCATTGAACAATTGCAAAAACTCCAAATAGCAGATGGTGGTTTTGCTGCTTTCCCAAAACAAGAAAAATCTGACCCTTGGGTTTCTTCTTATGCAGGTGAATCTTTGGTTAAAGCTAGTCAGGTGTTTCCTAATTTAGTCGATTCTGCAATGCTGTCTCGCCTGAAAGCTTATTTGCAAAAAGTTCTGGCGAATCCTGGAGAATACGATTTTTGCAAACAGCAACTATGTAAAAGGCAACTGCAACTTAATGCTTTAATTGCTTTAGCAGAACTGGGTGAAAAACGCAATACTTCTCTTGCAGATATTTATGAACAGCGCAATAATTTTGATTTAGTAACTCAAATTAAACTAGCGCGATACTTATCTCAATTCCCAGAATGGCAAGATGAATCTCAACAATTAGTAAGCAAGCTGCAACAGAGTATATATGAAACTGGTCGCACAGCAGTTGTGAGTTTACCCAACAGTTGGGGATGGATGAGTTCATCTACGACGACGCAAGCGCAAGCTTTACGTTTATTTATTGCCAAACAAAGTAAACCCGAAGTTATAGATAAATTATTCCAAACTCTTCTGGCACTGCGGCGGAATGGCACATGGCAAACTAACTATAATAATGCCCAAGTCTTAACAGCTTTGGTAGAATATAGTCAACTGCAACCTACACCACCTAATTTTGTTGCCACAGTACAATTAGCTGGTAATAAGTTAGGAGAAAATCGGTTTGAAGGTTACACAAATCCTAGCTTACAACTAATTGTGCCGATGAATCTATTACCTCGTGGGCGTAATGATTTAACGCTGCAAAAATCAGGTAATGGCACTTTACACTATCTGGTTGCTTATAATTATCGCTTGCAGGGAAATCAACCAGGCAGATTTAATGGTTTACGAATAACACGAGAAATTAGTCAAGTAAATAAAGAGAAAGTTTTACAAAAAACAGGTCTTTACGCTTTCGATAAACCCTTGACTTTAGTCTCTGGACAGGTGTTTGATATTGGTTTAGAAATCATTGCCGATCATCCTGTAGATCATGTGGTGATTAAAGATCCGCTACCATCAGGTTTTGAGGCGGTGGATGCAAGTTTTCAAACTACCACAGCTGCATTACAAGCAAAAGCCGATAGCTGGGAACTTGGGTTTAGAAATATCTACCGCGATCGCATTATCGCCTACGCCGACCACCTGGAACCAGGAGTTTATAGTCTGCATTACTTAGCCCGTTCTGTAACTCCTGGTACGTTTTCCTGGCCTGGTGCCCAAGTTCACCTGCAATATGCACCAGAAGAATTTGGGCGTACTGCTGAGTCTACGCTGATATTGGAGGAAAATAAGTAA
- the pbpC gene encoding penicillin-binding protein 1C has translation MKLISRSLLKLKRTSKVILAVLVICLVIRLLPYFAPIRAADIAQNQLAMQFSDRNGLPLGTLLTRDQEHTSVVPLNQISPQFIHAILAAEDGSFYHHGALDMKAIIRASKEAIHAKRIVSGASTITMQLARMLDPVPRSFSGKLSEIWLSWRLVAGMNKDEILSAYINRLPMGGNIYGVEAAAQTYFSIPASELNLAQASLLAAIPNNPTYFNPYQHWERLKQRQKYVLNRMVQEKYISGAIAARTSAEKVVFQSSQRGIIAAPHFLFWLGNQIPPTPLEKGGLIPPLKRGVRGDQSVIRTTINRPLQQFVEAQVQQVISSLAANNVHDAAALVIDNHTGEVLAYVGSPDYFNEAKLGRNDGVQALRQPGSTLKPFVYELALEKGLIRPNTILADVPAHYAIPGAKLYSPTDYTESFLGPVRVRIALANSLNVPAVRVLEKVGVETFLERLHQLGFEHLNQTPEHYGLGLTLGSGEVSLWELARAYLTMARLGEATPLISTFSNSPLPTPHSLFPNHTIWQLITNILSDNHARATAFGVDSVLNLPFPVAVKTGTSSNFRDTWTVGFTTDYTVATWVGNFNGEPMRQVSGVTGAAPLWNRIMLHLHEHQEPAGFPPPEGLVQLPVCAVSGLRPTPDCTSVVQEYFYPEDKIAYEGDNQFNLSPEYDEWLAKQQQLSLVSTNLRILSPHHGDLFLLYPGEEAKQKLEFKLAGNKSAPVEWWLNGEKLDTNSANSLFWNLRPGKWTLEARSGEMTDKVSFQVELASIKPTRRGFSISNSQVKGNRP, from the coding sequence ATGAAACTAATATCACGATCGCTACTCAAACTTAAGCGCACTAGTAAGGTTATCCTGGCTGTGCTGGTAATCTGCCTAGTGATACGCTTGCTACCTTATTTTGCGCCCATTCGTGCCGCAGACATTGCTCAAAATCAGTTGGCAATGCAATTTAGCGATCGCAATGGTTTACCATTAGGAACATTGCTCACCCGTGATCAAGAGCATACATCAGTAGTACCACTAAATCAGATTTCGCCCCAGTTTATCCATGCTATTTTAGCCGCCGAAGATGGCAGCTTTTACCATCATGGGGCGTTGGATATGAAAGCTATTATCCGCGCCAGCAAAGAAGCCATTCACGCGAAACGAATTGTTTCCGGCGCTTCTACTATTACTATGCAGTTAGCGCGGATGTTAGATCCTGTACCGCGTAGCTTCTCTGGTAAACTGAGTGAGATTTGGCTATCTTGGCGGTTAGTAGCAGGGATGAACAAAGATGAAATTCTCTCTGCATATATCAATCGGTTGCCAATGGGAGGGAATATATATGGTGTGGAAGCAGCCGCGCAGACTTATTTTTCCATCCCAGCTAGTGAATTGAATCTTGCTCAAGCTAGTTTGTTAGCTGCTATTCCCAATAATCCCACATACTTTAACCCTTACCAGCATTGGGAACGGCTGAAGCAGCGACAAAAATACGTTCTTAATCGGATGGTACAGGAAAAGTATATCAGTGGTGCGATCGCAGCCCGAACATCCGCCGAAAAAGTTGTGTTTCAGTCTAGCCAACGGGGAATTATCGCCGCACCACACTTTTTATTTTGGTTAGGCAATCAAATCCCCCCAACCCCCCTTGAAAAAGGGGGCTTAATCCCCCCCTTAAAAAGGGGGGTTAGGGGGGATCAATCCGTTATTCGCACCACGATAAATCGCCCTTTACAGCAGTTTGTCGAAGCGCAGGTGCAACAGGTGATTTCTTCCCTAGCCGCCAACAATGTCCATGATGCAGCTGCGTTGGTGATTGATAATCACACTGGTGAAGTTTTGGCTTATGTTGGTTCGCCTGATTACTTCAACGAAGCCAAACTGGGACGCAATGATGGAGTGCAAGCACTACGTCAACCAGGTTCTACTCTCAAACCTTTTGTGTATGAATTAGCTTTAGAAAAAGGTTTAATTCGCCCAAATACCATTTTGGCAGATGTACCCGCCCATTATGCAATTCCCGGCGCGAAACTTTATAGCCCCACAGATTACACTGAAAGCTTTCTTGGCCCTGTGCGGGTGCGAATCGCTTTAGCAAATTCCCTAAATGTCCCCGCAGTGAGGGTTTTAGAAAAAGTAGGCGTAGAAACTTTCTTAGAACGATTGCATCAACTGGGCTTTGAACACCTTAATCAAACCCCAGAACATTACGGTTTAGGGTTAACTCTCGGTAGTGGCGAAGTCAGTCTCTGGGAATTAGCTAGAGCTTACCTCACTATGGCACGACTCGGAGAAGCTACACCGCTAATAAGCACATTTTCCAATTCCCCACTCCCTACTCCCCACTCCCTATTCCCCAACCACACAATATGGCAATTAATCACCAACATACTTAGTGATAACCATGCTCGTGCAACAGCATTTGGTGTAGACTCTGTGTTAAATTTACCTTTCCCTGTTGCTGTTAAAACTGGCACTTCTTCCAATTTTCGTGATACTTGGACAGTTGGCTTCACCACAGATTACACCGTCGCTACTTGGGTAGGCAATTTCAACGGCGAACCGATGCGTCAGGTTTCAGGTGTTACCGGGGCTGCACCCTTGTGGAATCGAATTATGTTACACCTGCACGAACATCAAGAACCAGCAGGCTTTCCACCTCCAGAAGGTTTAGTGCAATTACCTGTTTGTGCAGTTTCGGGGTTACGACCAACACCAGATTGTACCTCAGTTGTGCAGGAATATTTCTATCCAGAAGATAAAATTGCCTACGAAGGTGACAACCAATTCAATTTATCGCCAGAGTATGATGAGTGGTTGGCAAAACAACAGCAATTGAGTCTTGTTTCTACCAATTTGAGAATTTTATCTCCACATCATGGCGATTTATTTTTACTGTATCCAGGTGAAGAAGCGAAGCAAAAACTCGAATTTAAGCTAGCGGGAAATAAATCTGCGCCTGTTGAATGGTGGCTAAATGGGGAAAAACTAGATACAAACTCAGCTAATTCTTTATTTTGGAATTTGCGTCCTGGTAAGTGGACTTTGGAAGCAAGAAGCGGGGAGATGACCGACAAGGTAAGTTTTCAGGTGGAATTAGCTAGTATTAAACCTACGCGTCGAGGATTTTCTATTAGTAATTCTCAGGTAAAGGGAAATCGTCCATAA